The following DNA comes from Anastrepha obliqua isolate idAnaObli1 chromosome 1, idAnaObli1_1.0, whole genome shotgun sequence.
CGTGCattgatacaaataaattttgtaacggAAAAATTGATTGCATTGATAAGTCGGATGAGAATGAATTTTTCGCTAAGTGCCCGCACCACAATTCATCATCAGAAGTCACGGATGAACCACCCACCAGCCCTTGCAACATTCTAGATGATCCAAATCTCGAAATATATAATGAAAACGAACAAGTTTATTCAAAACCCGGTTACTTTGACAGTGAAACTCGAATCATTTTAAcatgcaaaaataattacacAATAGCAGCCAATACACCGGAAGTGGGGCGCATTTGCGGTCAACAGGGTTGGAATGATGTGATACCGAAGTGTTTTAGTGAGTATCGGCAAAGAATGTACAAGTAAGATAAGTATGCAACtgaagttaaaacaaaatttagaagaAATTCGTGTTTTGCGCggtgaaaaacaaaagttttttcagGCTAATGAACATTGACTGGAATTTTATAGATTGatcaaattttaagtatctataCGAGGTCTGTTACAAAAGTATccgactttgttttttatttctaacatctGACAAATTTGAATTACGCGCGCTTGCATAAGCAGACCTGTAACGTTCCTGCACATGTGTGAATTTTTTCCCGTCTGTCCCTAGCGTCAGTTGCTGTCAAGCAGTGTGAACGGAGCATGGTATTTAGTGCTCCCCCTTTTGCCCCGATTTTAATCCGGTTTTCGCAGAAATTACAAGATGCAACGCCTTTACAAGCCACTCCGCACCacaccattacggaggctggatggtggccacgctgaacccttggaacaacattttttgagtctttagaagtttttgcgtttttagtcttttgattattaaaaacttcttcaacagtgacaaTTTTCTCATTTCATGGCCGTTGATGCGTGTCACCCAAGAAGCTGCACGCATCTGTCGAGtccaattttctttaaatgttttGACAAAATACCACCAGTTGAGccacggaaggctttcatgtggaaatcatctctaattagtcttgacatggaccTCGCTCGCGAAATATTTCTGGAAGTCTAtcttcggtatagccatcagagccgtgttcaatttttctattacttccTTTCAGCTGTTAAAAGGTTTCCCTCGATTAAAGAGAAAATAACCGCAGGGAGCCATATAAGtagaattcgatggctgttggatggtattcgctTCGTTTctggtgcaaaatccatgagttgTATTCCCAcaaatcgttttttttgttggcgaattgtttcacgtaaacgtcttAAATAGTCTTTATTAACTGTGTGAAgttctggcaaaaatttccaGTGCCGCTTTACAGCAGACAAAGCAATTGCGACAAAAGCGGCGAGAGCGACAGCTCTCGTGTGAGTTTTCAGCGATATTTTCGTAatctaaatatattattttttgttccatCTTGgcacaaataaagaaataaataatcgaaattCCAAAGTACGTTGCACGCGAAGTTTTAAAATTCAGCTTATTTCGAATACTCCTGCTGGCAAAACACGTCTAGTGTCAAATGCTGAAATTTGGTAAAGATGCTCTACTAAGGATGCATAAAGAGGAAATATTGAAGGACTATCATGTTATactgtttcaaaatttttgatattttggtgtgttgtgttttttcaattgccattttaaGCCAAATTATTGTCGGTCTAAGGGCTGCTTTTTCAATTCACCCCTAACTTTGCAAGACACTTTATCGCATTCGTAAgcgcatttttattttctcaatcGCTTATTAAACTCTCGGCCCGATACATTTAAAGGTCGGTTGATATTCCCTTAAACATTTTGCTTAACAAGGTTTTTCTGTacgccgtatggcgtcaatagTGCCttgaatattgtaataaatcgattgttaagcgcactGAATGGCAAGTTGGAACTCTCACAATGgttgatgtttagctgattaatttttggaaacgtaAGTTTAGTCAGCATGGCTCAATAGCGCCCGCCATTATTTGTAACTGCtgttccttcctcatttcgaaataaGGAGCGTTAATGctgccagtgctctatgaacttcgcgtacagattttttattttttctgttttcaaagtaaatttcttgCCAAACCTCATGCAGTTAAAAAACAGTCGATACAAATGcccataaaaagaaaatatttgtggcAACCAAACCAAAtcacatgaaaaaataataattacaaaaataaaaataataattaatcgGTTTACTCATgttcttagaaaaaaatgtattcataagcGCCGCTGCAGACAACCCACTATGGAGAGGACAATAAGGCGACGCCGATCGTGGCACCGCTACTTTGCCcttagcgaatttgacaatgtctGCTGATTTTCGTTACGCGACACTGGTGCAATTGGTGATCAGCgtgaccagattaccatttttgtaacttgatttagcattgcgttttttgttcttttgctcCGGGTGCTaaaattttagttctttcttcctaACATTTTTCTAgtctcttttaattaaaatgtgatgtttataattatgtaaaatatatatatttttttaattagttcaataatttattCAGGTCAACTTAGCTTTACTTTCTTTATCATCTGGACACAATTTCGGCGATTGCGATTGcgattgttgttggtgtttatTGTGTGTCACATTTCTtcgctttatttacattttttccaagtttGTTCTTCACCTTCGAGCAGTCAAATTTCCCTCTCGCAAGTGCCgtgttgcctagttttggatacaaaaaacactaaaatgtccatttaaagagtagaaaataccaaatttttattggccCAAGACcatatttttgctatattttaggTTATGTAATAAGATATGGCACGCCTTTCTCAAAAAGGTGGTTATGATTTCTTCAGTATTACctggtatttttttactatgaatacacttATACGGCCTTAATTCGTATTctgtaaattcaaaggctttttaaaatttatagaaagattttaaatgttaagaagCGTTGGAAGAAGAATATGTGTATTCAATATTCTTCGTAACCTCAAAAGAAGCAAAGATTTGGACCtataaaacatcaaattttataagaattaacAATTGTTCAAATCCTACTTTACTTCGCCAAGCAATCGCTTCTTTGGCAAATCAACtcacaaatacaattttataagtTCTCTGGatgcacacatatataaatatatatacatacatatgtttgcaaaTGACGGTTCGGTGTGTTCTGTGCGTTGTTGTCCAACAGCGAAGATTCTGTTACAGCTACATTCTCTGCTAATAAAGACGGCAAGCTGTTAACGAACATATAAATATGGttataccagagaatgttaatgcattaAAATCGAACGGATTTCTTACTTCGTGTTTTGTGAACCACCTTGCAATGGAGATTAGAAGTTACACGATCATTTcagtttttacttttcttcGCTGTGGTGTTATTCCACTgtctattatttatttgctctttaactaattattttgctatttaaataaatattttgattaatacGGCTAGGATAAGTTATTGTCATTTCATAACCGTAAATTAATTACACATGTGTACATGTACtgaaacattaaatttactCTCTCTTTCAGAATTTTGTAATGCAGAATTACTACATAGAAGTAATTCAACGACTGTCAATTGCCTTTATGGGAATATGAAGGTAGATTGCAAGGATATAAAACCTCGTACGGAAGTGATAGTCACGTGTGCCGATAGTTACCAAATGCCTGACAGCTTAAGGTTCGGGTGatacttttgttattattctacTTTTAAATGCCGCAGCGAGTTTTAAATGAGATAACAAGGCGAGTAATGAGATCGAACGTCTTTCCTCAGGAAATTCGAAAATTAATCGGCCACTTTtgctgtatatgtacatatctctaTGGCTGGGTGCAATCACGAGCATATGTACAGTTACTTACAAAATTCAAGCTGATTGGAAATAAAACTTCACACATGTCTGAGTATGGAGTGGGCAAATgttattgtaattattattattatgatttttttttggtgaaaattgagTAGACACTTTAATAAAATATCGCGCAATTATAATCATgcaaaaaaagaaggaaattaGTATTCTGCAGAGCCAACTCCTTGCGGCTTGCATTCGTGGTTACTTggactaaatttattttttattactcgtTTCAAAGTATTCGCCATCTCGACTTCAATtctactttaaaattttctatatgAGATCTACGTTATTGTTGCTGCATACACGGGCAGAGAATGATGCTGCGGTGAGCATTTTTGTTAaatctgcgaacagccagttgTCGCTGGAAGCCAAATCTGGCGCATACGTTGGATGTGgcagcaattcgaagttcaatttatgtagttttgccattgttttgactCGCTTAGAATcatcaacagtgagcaaacgcagcGCCCAGAACAGAAAAATCGGTGGATACAGAGAACAGAGTAGATATTCAATGAACCAGATAACAATTCATGGTATTACAGGTTGActgaaaagtatttaaaacaaaaattacagaatgtggattttaatgaaatgcattgtttttattcaatataatttCCCTCAActtgaatataatatatttcgtccccttagtataacaatagcctatgtgctcataggctattatttttttattgaatttttggattctccatcgtcgattttatatgtggtcaaaattttgtcaaattctagttccacaaagtgggtcaaaacgtcagtcaaaaaataataaatatttacagacataacgagatttgagtgagagctactttcgacaaaaagtttgaaattcattttctcaaaacatcaaaaaatttataggctattttaatactaaggggacgatttaTTCCAACCATTCTCCTATAATATTACATCATCTCTGTAATCAGTTTGCGGAAGATTTCGAAAATACTGCTCCCCTGATTTTGTTCGATTGAATGTGAAAACAATTGTTCGATACTCAATTCTTCATGAatcatattttttctcaaattcaaGATGAGGTATTAAAATGGCGTCTAATTTTGGTTACTCTACCGATTAATAGGTGTCGCTTTTGATACTTTTCAAACAAACTGTAACCTCGAAATGAGGCAAAATTTGCGGCAAGTAAGTTGGCGCTACTtctttatttaatcaaaattatgGCAGGTTGCGAGCCTTATGTAAAAGCATATGTACGTATggaaagggtctttcaaaagtgacgtttAGATGtcggtagtgaataattcctatacGTTGCCTATTGTGTATGTCATCTTCGACACTTAGCGAGCGCACAGATGTAGAATTTTGCACGATAGAACAATGCGAATTTTCATCTGTAAGTTGTGTGAAGAAAAAcaggtgcaaaaaaaaaaaaaaaaaaataataataataattggcgcatacacttctctCAGAACAACACATCCCAAAATTTGTGATGTTTTCGTTacaaataatcgtccgaatgagtcgagaattcaaaggttggtgaacaaatttcaagaaactggttttgTCGATAATTGAAACAGGACTGACAGACCATAAACTATGTGTTCtgtagagaatattgctgctgtagcgcaaagtgttcaACTACCTGCGACATCTCAAGAGCCACtttctgaataaaaatattgcagtaaaacttgaaagaatctaaatttgtttatattttattttaaaacaacacctAGGCGCATCGTGTGAAATATCCTTTACTTGTCatgttttttcttcatattctgTTGGATAAAACCCGTAGATGTAGATGTTTATTGAGCAAGTGCTTTTATCTGTATTTGTgtatgcttttgtttttattcatagTCGAAATGGCTTCTATTATATGGGGTGTACAGACGACTCTACATGGGATAGGCCAAAGATCAATTGTGAGCCTATTTGTGGGGAAAGTGAAATTGAGCCTACAGCCTCCAATGCTCCATGGTTTGTTCGTATCAAAGCTCAATCGTACGATGTATGTGGAGGCACCATAATTTCACCAAATCTTGTGATAACGGGTAAGTgaactgttttattttttaatctgctCCTAAGCAGATGAACTGCCGATACTAATAAGGCGAAGTAAAAATTCTCTGTTGTTTCCGTTAGTTGTTTATAGTGATACTTACATATCACACGGTATAcgagcatacatacattcacttaTAACATATCGGATCATACCAGTGAAGATAGATTACAGGGTTTGGGGATCCGAACAAAAATTGTGAATGCCACTTCCGCTGCCACGTCAACGACGATTCGGcaacagaattctgcccgctcattttgCGCGTATTTTATGCTCATCCGATCAGCTTTtgctcagacggcaacgaagtaacatacAAGTTcgttgttgattttttcgtatatcaccaacacaatctcgaGTCGTGACTATTAAATAACGAGACTGGCACtgccctttttttatttttggtgcaTTAGGAAGGGTTCAAAGCGCCTTCGCACTTACATGCGACCGTGTGGTGTGCTCTGAGTGGTGTGACCACTAAACCAGTCccccctctccttctggggataGGACTGGCGCCAGTTAACAGCTCTTAGCCTTAACTATTCACTCCTGAGCTTCTCCTTGGGAGGGTGTTGACCCTATTAATAACGAGGCTGCATCCTCTCTTGCTCTTGCGTCCGCTACTTTGTTCCCAGCTATACCCCTGTGTTCTAGGACACAAAGGAGTCGGATGCGAATGTGCGTTCCAAACAGATTCGGTTTCTTATTACACTCACGGATCAGTGAGGACTTTATCTCACAGGATGGCAGAGTcttgagtgccgcctgactgtcgcGCAGAAAGGCAATTCAATCATTCCGGAAAAGGATTTCGAAGGTgatgaattaagaaaatatgtatgtgtgaaatgaaaataaaatgtatcgAACCGTCAGTCTTGTTTCCTCTGTAGCCAAATTTCGTGTTTGTatctatattttaaataaacataaaaatttttaacatgaactcacaatttaacaaaacaataaaggaaaaaaaatgataataattaataataattataacacttagaaaataatataatgtaccataatctgaagcaaaattgaatgtttatctagcattggttagagaacaaagaattccaatactactttaaaaataattacttattgtttaaatttaatagtttgtaatttaaaaagggaaataaaaaaaaaacatgaaatgtatttatgaattatgaactacattgaaatatttgtttttggtcCTATTACAGCATATCATTGCCTCCTTGATGAAAGTAGTGAAGCTCTTGAAGCTAATTCTATTGAAGTAATGGCCGCTAAAGAGTTTACAAACAACAGCATTCATACAATTACTATAAAGGTGGATCGAATATATGCTAATAGgtatgaattaaatttataaaaatccaGCTGTTACAAATGCATCACACCTTCTCGTATCAAGCCTGtaaaatagttcataataaaactaacaaacaaagtaaaaaagtgTAGGTGAACCACGCAATAACAAATCAGCAGATTTAGAAATCAAAACCGTTAACTATTCATTTATTCTTTCTTTGTGTTTCCTTGTGTTTTCCACATTTCAGTATTGGGGTGGGGAATAAGTTTGTAGCGTTTTTATACGTTAATTTtcttacaacgatttgtttgctgtttggcaaagtaTTCATGCAAtaaaactctttctgctctacaaaactattttaattgtattgttgagttatttatttttttactagtttTGAGGCCTGGAATTGGAATATCCGAGGAATGCTTTCTGAATGCGATGAAGAACGTCTAAATCACATTTggaggagaacggtcgccaaaccagtcgtaaattggcggaaaaaagaaCTGCGAtcgtaaaacgattctcaatcccCTTCATTCAATGTGACTTActtaaaaattgggagcctgggtgcctcacgagctcaacgaaaaaacaaattgtttctcagcatctcgcccgccatcgaacaacacgcggtcataaacagcgcttttgtaCCGAAACGTcatgggagatgagaaatggtgcctatactcgTACTTCACTATGAACCAAAGAAAGGAAGTGGGAAGAGGTTATAAACAGCAACTTATTGATTCAATTATTgtcttttgtttaaataaaaatcttgggtaaaaacgctacaaatttattcctcaacctaataatttttcacatttcaatGTTAAGTGTCGTATTTGGCATACCAAATAGAAATAATCtaaattgtttgatattttattttaaaataacatctaGACACGTCTTTTGAACGACACTTTATAAGGCAAGTATGCTTTCCTAACTGGTTAAGAAGATGATGAGATCTACAGTTTTTCTTATAAcacctttaaataaatttaaatttttatatacaaacacataaacatataaatatattttataactcACTCCTTTTCtacctctctctctctttctctctctctttatgTAGATCTAGCGATGTTGCCCTGCTTAAATTAGCCAACCCATTTACTTTGAGTAAAAACATCAGACCAATATGTGTTCCGTGGGATTTTGCTTATAGTAGAGGTTTTGTGAATAAGTGGCCAGTAATAAGAGAAGATGTTGGTGTTATAAAATTTAGCGAAACCAGGGTAAGCATTGTCTCCCAATGCAATGCCAGTTTGACAGACGACCAATTTTGTGTACGCCCAACCTTTAGGCGGGGGCAGCTTTGTCAAGGTGACAGTGGTGCCGGAGTAATTACTAAATACAGGGGTAAACACTATTTAGTTGGCGTTATCAGTTTTAAGCCCAATCTTTCTTTCACCTGCACAAGAGAATCTGTGGTTGCCGTTAGTTTCacgaagataaaaaaaatgtttgaatgggTGATTGATagcgaaaaggaaaaaaaattatattattaatgctttttaaaatataagtatttttaatgTGAGTAATTGAAAATCATGATGTTAAGTAATAATTATACTATAGATTGCAACTGGAAAATGTTACTAATGTACATTTGCATGCAATTGCAAGGTGGTGCAAAGTAATCGCCCTCTTAGAACATTTATAACTTTTGTAAAAGGTGTCGTAACTCACTTGCAtatatttgacacttctgaACTAACGGGTGCTGTATACCAACACACAAGCTATTGGGTGCGTAAATGCTAAAATAAAGATTCTCATCAcacaaaatcatttcttttaatagaaaagtattcaaaaacaaacgtattcaaaaacaactctcgcagattcaaataaaaatcactaaaGCTAAAAACTAAAAGTTAATCCTACGAGTATTAACAGCTACGGCCATACGTTCAACAGACATTCTGCCAAGGTTATGTCCATCAACTTTGGGTATCATATTGCCAAATGCACTGGACGTGAGAAACCTGCTAAGGCACGTGCCGGAAAGTTTAAGTTAAGAATTATGTGTTAGCTTTAACTTAGTTCTAAttggaatttaataaaattatgaataaaatgatgatggtgatggtgATGATAATGAAATAtctgcatataaagggtggttaagtttcaagggccggtgctgattttgaataaatacaatttttctaggaaattattatcacttCTCTTCAttgtgataatactggtatggttcaattacttatggaacaaaatattggccaaatggccgcctcggcctcggcggcacacctccatccgatggtccaagttttcgatgacgctgaggcataatttaggttctatgccgttaatgtgccgaattatctcatccgttagctcttgaattgttgctggcttatcgaagtacaccttttctttcaaataacctcaaagaaagaagtccaacggtgtcaaatcacaagatcttggcgCCCAATTGACATCACCGCGCCGTTAGATTACTCGGCCATCAAAtctttcgcgcaaaagagccattgtttcgttagctgtgtgacgtttaggtgtggttcacattcaacatcggcccttgaaatttaaccaccctttgtgTGGAGtataattttaagcaaatagCTGGCATCGCTGGTGTCGCTCTCATCAAGCTGAGATTCGGACATTTGGCTACATTTGCGGATGAAGCAGGTTTAGATGAATTTCATTAGAACAGATTAGAATTAGAATTAGAAGAGAATTCGAATTTCACTAGAATGAACTTAGTGTTTTTCGTTCAAGTGGGCCTTTGCATGACTACCCATATTACCTAACCTTATCTAGCTAATTGAAAGGTGCTGCTCTCAGTACTTTTCAACCAATCTGTAACATAGTTTTTAGTATTCTTCATATGCGATAACCTTTCAATAAATCAGGTCTAATCACTGTTCAAGATAACAAATTCCGCGAACTATTCCGTAGCGGTTAAAACTCATAAgccaaaaaaatacatacataactaaGATCCAAAAGTGGCGCAAGAAATATGGTAACACTTCTGTGTTTGCTTGCCAATCAATCTCCGGTAAAATCACTTggcaattgcaaaaatttcgTACTGATTGATTGGCGgccataatatgtatatatatttatgatgacacacacatacataaatatgacacatacatacatatgcatacatatctatattttataaaagatcACAATTATTAGCATTGGCTCTCTTCTCAGTGCGTTTATTCGTTCGTAAGGTTTGAAGCAGATGCTCAGTTcagtctttattttttttcgcccGTGAGAAGTATTGATATATCTATACtcatattataaagaggaaaactttgtttgtttgtttgtttgtttgtaacgaataggctcaaaaactactagaccgattttaaaaattctttcaccattcgaaaactacattatccaagagtaacatggattacattttattttgggaaaaatagggttccgtaagatatttggatttttcggacacaaactgaaaaatatcttatatataaaataaagtcaactttttgtgtgtgttcgctaaccggccgtgtctgcaccgaattaaaccaaacttacacacattgctaagaaggtattgaagatggtttccgtatagtttggatacctattggtggatagggctcgagatataggtcaaaacgtggacccgggtaacctttggttgtgtatgtacaatatgggtatcaaatgaaagctgttgataagtgctttaatacggggtaattttcatacctattgatgactagggtctcgaaatatatgccaaaacgtggacccgccgtgtctttgaaccgaattaaaccaaacttacacacattactaagtaggtattgaagatgatttctgtatagtttgaatacctattggtagatagggtttcgagatataggtcaaaacgtggacccgggtaaccttcggacgtgtatgtacaatataggtatcaaatggaagctgttggtgaatgctttagttcagagtatttttcatgccgctccgtgactagggtctcgagatagagaccaaaacgtggaccctagaatgtgtttgtacaatatggatatcaaattgaagctgttggtgaatgctttagtacagagtatttttcatgccgctccgtgactggggtctcgagatataggtcaaaacgtggacccgggtaacctttggttgtgtatgtacaatatgggtatcaaatgaaagctgttgataagtgctttaatacggggtaattttcatacctattgatgactagggtctcgaaatatatgccaaaacgtggacccgccgtgtctttgaaccgaattaaaccaaacttacacacattactaagtaggtattgaagatgatttctgtatagtttgaatacctattggtagatagggtctcgagatataggtcaaaacgtggacccgggtaaccttcggacgtgtatgtacaatataggtatcaaatggaagctgttggtgaatgctttagttcagagtatttttcatgccgctccgtgactagggtctcgagatagagaccaaaacgtggagccttgaatgtgtttgtacaatatggatatcaaattgaagctgttggtgaatgccttagtacagagtatttttcatgccggtacgtgactggggtctcgggatataggtcaaaacgtggacccggataacctttggttgtgtatgtacaatatgggtatcaaatgaaagctgttgataagtgctttaatacggggtaattttcatacttattgatgactagggtctcgaaatatatgccaaaacgtggacccgccgtgtctttgcaccgaattaaaccaaacttacgcacattgttaagtaagtattgaaaatgggtttcgtaaagtttggttgtaattcggagcagtgacaacgggtacagcgttcttttgagccagccataatgtcgcttacttttttaacgcttagggcggaactgaactgtcaaattgacagtgtgagttacaatgtgtcaatatttctttctgatttggatgccataagaaaaaaacgtaagtgcaacatgtaaaaattgtttgtgaatttttttggagtggattttggaacagtgaataatttcttacgaaatttgagaatttaatgtgaaatccgaatgaaattatgtcttcgtggaaaaaaacaatttttttcgtttttgtttttttttttgaaaaagataaatggataatggtt
Coding sequences within:
- the LOC129253036 gene encoding modular serine protease-like; protein product: MLKETISIMILSVMFYGIRCQDSDEGYFSCNNGDVVRDCSDCSDGSDEWKRNCNTNRNPNELSCKSGEFIAQELFCDGKAHCADDSDETEAYCSLKKCKPTQSPCRYGACIDTNKFCNGKIDCIDKSDENEFFAKCPHHNSSSEVTDEPPTSPCNILDDPNLEIYNENEQVYSKPGYFDSETRIILTCKNNYTIAANTPEVGRICGQQGWNDVIPKCFKFCNAELLHRSNSTTVNCLYGNMKVDCKDIKPRTEVIVTCADSYQMPDSLSRNGFYYMGCTDDSTWDRPKINCEPICGESEIEPTASNAPWFVRIKAQSYDVCGGTIISPNLVITAYHCLLDESSEALEANSIEVMAAKEFTNNSIHTITIKVDRIYANRSSDVALLKLANPFTLSKNIRPICVPWDFAYSRGFVNKWPVIREDVGVIKFSETRVSIVSQCNASLTDDQFCVRPTFRRGQLCQGDSGAGVITKYRGKHYLVGVISFKPNLSFTCTRESVVAVSFTKIKKMFEWVIDSEKEKKLYY